A part of Aegilops tauschii subsp. strangulata cultivar AL8/78 chromosome 2, Aet v6.0, whole genome shotgun sequence genomic DNA contains:
- the LOC109760367 gene encoding desmethyl-deoxy-podophyllotoxin synthase, whose amino-acid sequence MEGLSLCLVALATLLVTWLLKLAASSGSSSKAKKPQLLPPGPWTLPIIGSLHHVVSVLPHQRITELCRLYGPVMLLRLGEVPTVVVSSAEAAALVMKTNDLAFANRPRSVTQEIYSCGGQGIALAPYGEQWRQMRKVCVVELLSAKQVKRIEGIRAEEVSNLLQSISITASARAGGVNLSEKVSAFSNNIVSRGLFTERCARQDEYLGEIDKMASLMSGFSLVDLFPSSRLVRWLSNGERNMKRCCARMQGIISDIIDGRKAAPHRADTEDLLDVLLRLQAEDSLPFPLTTESIGVLIFDIFTAATESSATVLEWAMSEIFNHPNVMAKVQSEVRHVLGPGKAVITNNDIAELHYLRMVIKEVFRIHTPIPLPVPREAREDCKIMGYDIPKGTTIYVNAFAISRDPKYWDSPEEFNPERFENNNMDYYGTHFEFTPFGAGRRQCPGILFGTSTVEIGLTNLLYHFDWAHPNGAGESVDMSEKFGIATGRRCDLQLIAIPYVPSSST is encoded by the exons ATGGAGGGGCTAAGTTTGTGCTTGGTAGCCCTTGCCACATTGTTGGTCACTTGGCTTCTCAAGCTTGCTGCATCTTCTGGTAGTAGCAGCAAGGCCAAGAAGCCGCAGCTGCTGCCTCCCGGGCCATGGACACTGCCGATAATCGGCAGCCTCCACCACGTCGTGAGCGTGCTCCCGCACCAGAGGATTACAGAGCTGTGTCGCCTTTACGGGCCAGTGATGTTACTGAGGCTTGGGGAGGTACCAACCGTGGTCGTTTCGAGCGCCGAGGCAGCGGCACTGGTGATGAAGACCAACGACCTGGCGTTCGCGAACCGGCCACGCAGCGTGACGCAGGAGATCTACAGCTGCGGTGGGCAGGGCATCGCCCTAGCCCCCTACGGCGAGCAGTGGCGCCAGATGCGCAAGGTGTGCGTGGTGGAGCTCCTCAGCGCCAAGCAGGTGAAGCGGATAGAGGGCATCAGGGCCGAGGAGGTGAGCAACCTCCTCCAGTCCATCTCCATCACGGCCTCCGCCCGGGCTGGCGGCGTCAACCTGAGCGAGAAGGTGTCGGCGTTCAGCAACAACATCGTGTCACGCGGGTTATTCACTGAGAGGTGCGCCCGGCAGGACGAGTACCTCGGTGAGATCGACAAGATGGCCTCCCTGATGAGCGGCTTCAGCCTCGTCGACCTTTTCCCTTCATCGCGGTTGGTGCGGTGGTTGAGCAATGGAGAGCGCAACATGAAAAGATGTTGTGCCAGAATGCAAGGCATCATCTCGGACATCATCGACGGGAGGAAGGCGGCGCCGCACCGCGCCGACACCGAGGACCTGCTTGATGTGCTGCTCAGGCTGCAGGCTGAGGACTCGCTGCCATTCCCGCTAACCACAGAGTCTATCGGCGTCCTCATCTTT GACATATTTACAGCTGCCACTGAGTCGTCAGCGACCGTTTTGGAGTGGGCTATGTCAGAGATTTTCAATCACCCCAACGTAATGGCTAAAGTTCAGTCAGAGGTTCGACATGTATTAGGTCCAGGCAAAGCTGTCATCACGAATAACGACATCGCTGAGCTGCACTATCTGCGAATGGTCATCAAGGAAGTTTTTCGGATACATACTCCTATCCCCCTACCCGTTCCTAGAGAGGCCAGAGAGGATTGTAAAATCATGGGCTATGACATACCTAAAGGTACTACTATCTATGTCAATGCCTTTGCGATTTCTCGAGATCCTAAATATTGGGATAGCCCTGAAGAGTTTAATCCGGAAAGGTTTGAGAACAATAACATGGATTATTATGGGACACACTTCGAGTTCACCCCATTTGGAGCAGGTCGACGACAATGTCCTGGGATATTATTTGGCACGTCGACTGTGGAGATTGGATTGACAAATCTTCTCTACCACTTCGACTGGGCGCATCCTAACGGGGCAGGCGAGTCAGTAGACATGTCCGAGAAATTCGGTATCGCCACAGGCAGAAGGTGTGACCTGCAGCTGATAGCTATTCCCTATGTACCATCCAGCAGTACTTAG